The genomic stretch gaaggggaggaggagggaggagggggggggaggagtagttgggaggaggagggggggggaggaggaggaggggggggaggaggagtagttgggaggaggagggggaggaggagaagggggaggaggagggggaggggaggaaggaggagggggaggaggaggaggaggagggggaggaggaggaggagggggggaggagtagttgggaggaggagggggaggaggaggagggaggaggaggaggaggaggagggaggaggaggaggggggaggaggaggagggggggaggaggaggggagaaggaggaggaggagaaggggaggaggagggggggagggaggagggggaggaggaggagggggggaggaggggaggaggagggggaaggggaggaggagaagggggaggaggaggaggaggggagaggagggggaggagaggaggggggggaggaggaggggagaggaggagtgaggaggagggagaagggaggaggggaggagaaggggaggaggagtaGTTTgttgaggaggagggggaggaggaggaggaggaggaggggaggaggaggggaggaggaggaggaggaggaggaggaggaggaggggaggaggaggggggaggaggagggggaggaggaggaggaggaggggggggaggacaTGTTAAACCTCACTCTGCTGATTCAAATGCAGTTTTTACCACAACACAGtttgattttcagttttataGTCAGTCAGACATGGTGTGCCTCCTCCCcccacgtctctctctctctctgtctgttcttaTGTCTCTCGCCCGTCACCTCTTCACCTCGTCCTCTCCGGGTGTCGCAGCAGATGGTCCCTCAGAGGGGCCCCACACGGGCTgacagaggtgaggaggagggagacgatCACATGtaagaaagagggagagtgtgtgtgtgtgtgtgtgtgtgtgtgtgtgtgtgtgtgtgtgtgtgtgtgtgtgtgcgaggtcacaggttcaaatccagctcctgctccggcCCAACAGCTGCACCGTCACAGACACACGTCTGACACTGTGGgagaaagtaactgagtacatttactccagcTCTGTAGATTTTTGATGTACTTTtgtattttaactttattttaatgttcGGAACAACTGAGATCAGAGTTTAGTGTGTGGACACGTGTTTCTACATTTGACCtgagaaataaaacagactGAAACTAAAAGTTAGAAACGTGACATGTGACtgatgacagctgtgtgtgtgtgtgtgtgtgtgtgtgtgtgtgtgtgtgtgtgtgtgtgtgtgtgtgtgtgtgtcagctgaccTGCTCCCATGTGAGCTGTGATCAGCTGATTGGGTGGGAGTCTGACACCTTCTGACTCCCTGAACAACAAAGACACAGGAAACAGGCGACTTCCATCCtgaccatcacacacacacacatgcacacacacacacacacaaacatgcacacacacacacacacatgcacacacacacacacacaaacatgcacacacacacacacacatgcacacacgcacacacacagtgttgtgaAAAGTACCCAGAAGTTAGAGTAACtggtgtgagcagcaggagcaggaagtgtgtctgagctgtgtgtctctgctccACAGATCTATGTTGGGTAACGGCGTGAAGCGGAAACTGGATGATGGCGAGGACGGTTTGGAGGAAGTCGTGCGTCCTCTGGCGGTCGGCGGCATGTCGCAGGCGTCCTTCACGCTGCAGCGGCAGACGGTCCTCAACATGTCCCTCATGAAGCTGTACGGTCCTCGTATGGGCGCCGACCTCGGCCTGCAGCGCCGCGTCCTCATCAACAACATCATCCGCCGCATCCACGACGACTTCAGGCAGGAAGGAGGCGTCGGCGCTTTCTTCTTCTCCGCCGCTCCGCCCGTCGCTGCCGCCGCCACCTGTGAGGACGAGAGCTACCGACAGCCtccgcctcctccctcctccttcagcATCCTCCCATCGTCTCTGTCGGGCCTGACGGCGTTGGACTCCTGCCTGACTCCCGCCTCGCTCCTGGAGGAGGACATGCCCATGTTCTTTCACCCTGCCGCCCTCGTCCTCCACCCAGCACCACCACCTGCACCACTCCCTGAGGCCGCCCTCCCCCTCGCCTAAAGACAGCTTCTCCTCCGCCCTGGAGGAGATCGAGGAGCTCTGTCCCTCCtcttcgtcttcctcctcctccagcccgccgtcccccccctcctcctcctgctcggGTTCTGTTCGATGTTgtcatgaaggaggaggggcggggcttTCAGGAGGCTGGAGAGCAGGTTAGAGAAAccccctccacctgctccacctcctcttcctccctccccgtCCTCCGCGGGCTCCTTCCTCACAGACTTCGCCCTGGACGACGTCCTCTTCACAGACATTGACACGTCCATGTACGACCTCGGGCCCTGCCCGGCCCCCTCAGGGGCGCCGCCATCTAAGATGGCCCCCGTCATGATGGCTGACGACCTCGTCAGGACGATGTCGGGGTACGGTTCCGCAGGACCCGGCGCTCAGAACCAGCCTTTTAAAATGGACCTAGCTGAACTGGATCACATCATGGAGGTTCTGGTGGGCAGCTGAGAGGACGAGCAGAGTCGCCTCAGAGACAGGACGACACgtttgaattgtttttgttaattttgtacAGTTTTTAAAGTCCCGACATTCTTCACACCGGCTTTATTCTGGAGGAGTCGAGCTGCCGGTGTCGAGCTCCAACACTGATAAACTGATGAACACGAGTTCTGACTGAGTTCTGGTGCCATCAGAGAGAACCAGGCCGGCAGAGGTCTCAGAGTGGCTCTGTTACAGCAGCATTTACTAACCTGCCAACATGCTAACACGTTTCTGCTACAAGAACTTTCTGAGCAACTTTATCATCCATTGGTtccaaaaatacaaacattacaatgtttgtattttaaagtGATTCGTCTGTTGAAGGGTTAACTCAGAATTTGAGTTTAAAACACCCAGaaaactgaagttagcatgctaaccagctagctcctcACACCACTGTGTAGCTCAGAGGCGATCGTCTCTGTGCTGTATCACGTCTTCACACTGACCTCCTGAGCTAACTGACGGCAGCTAGTCGCTACAGCTAaagagtgagcagcagttagcggttgtGCTAACCTGCTGTGTTGGAGCTACCTTCAGATTCTGTCCATTTCTTACAGATTACACCTTTAACGCGTGAGGTCACATTTCATGAAGCTCAGTGTTCGTCTTCCAGTGAGCCGCAGCTCCGATAACACCGGTGTGAAGAACGCTCATGTTTTCTACCGCTGTCCGACAATTGTaagaaactaaactaaacacagAGACGTTTCTGCTGTCGGtgcattttttttacaagaagaaATCTCAACagcatttatataaaaaaaaaaaaaaatgattcagtGCCTTTGAAATGTCACGCGCTCACGTCTCGCTGTTGCTCGTAGCAACATGAACGCTGAAGGAAGTTTTATTCCAAGATGCAGTTTAATAACCTAAAAGTCATCATGacattaattttgttttgtcaaCAAAGAATGTGAAAGTCTTTTTAAAACGTCAGACGTGTAAATGTGGAGCTGTTCGTTTGTTTTAGACTTTGAGATGAAAGTCTGCTGAGGTTtatattcttcttcttgtcaTCAAACCACCCGTGTGCTCGTCCGTCAGACTTCAGACACACAATCACAACATGAGAAGAGAAATATAAATAACAGCAGACTTTACATTTAGCAGTTTTTCTCTGTTGAGAAGTCAGAAATCACAGCCGACGTCTTTCAGCTCGTTTATTGCTAACGCTAGCAGTCACACGACCAGCCGACCACACTGATTGGTCGGCTGGTTCGTCCAATTATGATAATCCATGTGTAGCTTTAATAGCAGGAGAAGATCTCATTGGTTGAGTCAAACCTCGATAAGGATTGAACTAAAAAACTACCTGGAGAACAAATGTGAAAGAAGGAACTCAAGTAGAGGAATATAATGTGTAGCTTTTGGTTAATGTTGTTGGGGTTAGCATTTAGATAACTAGCCTAGTTTGGCTTCTGTGAAGATACGTCGCTACAGAGAATTTATAGAAAACAGACATAACTTCAGATTTACTCCTgatgcaacaacaaaataataataataataataataataataataataataaataataatctttCACTACACAAGacgttttattttttacatttctgtcttCAGACTTCATAACGAAGCAGAAACCAACTTTGTGACGGTGTGTCAGGTTCAGATAACAAAGACAGTGTTAGCCTTTCTAGCTGGTTAGCGCCAggaaagctaactagcagctacaTACCTAGCTTGTCACATCGAAGCAGATTTACCATCTTGGAATGAATTAGCCTCTGTGCTAGCTTGACTTTTAACACACTTTGCTTTGTTGAAAGGTTGTTATTGTCGCTAATTAACTACAAAGATATCGTGGAAAACGACAACATGTAGCTCTACAACTTTTCCTTCTCGAGCAATAATGACAAAATATCTTAATTTTTAGGATTTCTGGAAAGAACACACGTGACATCTTCCTCGAATATCACTGATTGAACTGAAGCCATGTAGCTTTTTTTACGAAGTACGGAGCTGCTGTAGGAtgcagttagcctagcttagcataaagactggaagcagagggACACAGCTAGCCTCAGATCGATGTGTCGTATCTCGTTTTAATCCGACTTGTGTCTGTTCTCTTCGTCGTATCGTTGTCTTCATCTGGAGCTTCCGTCTAATTGAACTCCtctacaaaatgtttttatctctgttttaaCTCAACCAATGAAATACTCAGCTACTAAAATAAACGTTTTAGTTTAATTTTTACCTGAAATCTGGAGAAAAGAACGTGTCTGTGGTTTTAATTATCAGCTCAGTTTAAGGAAACAAAGGTTCATATTTGCAATAACGAGGTACGCGcgtgtttttattctgttattttattGACGACACAAACTGTACGACGCTTCAACACAACTCtggattattatttattatctgtCAGCTCTGGTGTTTATTTATTGACACTAATATTCTGTTTGTACAAAACATCATTTCCAGCAGAAGTGACTCTGAAGtttgacatgaatgaaaaacGTCACTTCTGCTGGaaatttgattgttttgttttgtttgtttttgttttttaaataatttgtaaTATATTTCAGGATTTCAGCAATGCAAACGCCATCAGTTCAACCTATACAgctctagtgtgtgtgtgtgtgtgtgtgtgtgtgtactttgaTGAACAGCGAGCCACTTTTAAAACCTTGTCGTCTGATCTGAACTCCAAagtctttagttttttaaatatatttctgtttctgtctcggCCGGTACCATCATGTGATCTGGGTCTGGATCTGTAGTTCACACCAGATCATCAGAGTCGTTGTTGGATCAGATGTATTGATCATGTGTGACTGACTCCAGATCTGTTTAGAATATAAACCCCTGTGTCTCCTCCTGCTGGACGGAGGATGTACAGCAGTCAGAACTGTGTCCCACTGTGGCAGCTGCAAACTGATTATGTACAACATGTCTTTATATATTCTATTTTTATAGATCTTTACGCTGTTTGTCTTTATATAAACACAGTCAGACGTCTCAAGTGTCTCCTGTTTCCTCGGATCTTCTCGGTGCTGACAGTTTATCTTCTCCAGCAGAGGAACAAACTGACGTGGATGAAACCGTCTGTAAGTCGCCTCCTTCTGTCCCTCACATGAGTTAATATGAAGCAGCAGTGGGACGCggtgacatcacagctcagTGGGACACGGTGACATCACAGCTCATTAGGACGCGGTGACATCACAGCTCATTGGGACGCGGTGACATCACAGCTCATTGGGACGCGGTGACATCACAGTTTAGTCTTCAAACTGGCTCTTCGTCCAGACCGACCAGAGTCTTCctcactgtttatttttcttcatcagagaaTGAACGATTGTGTCAACAGCATCAGAAACTCATCAAACcaaatcttcttcttcattctccttttttctaattctttcttcttctcctcctctgtatcGTCACTGAGGTTGTTGGTGTTATTTATCTGCTCGTCTTGTTTCCGTCTGTTCCCTCCTCGACCTCGACTCTGTGCCTTGTCTGATGCAACGTGACATTTGACCTCTGAGGTTTCTGTCtgaatgtgtgacatcatcatcgatgactcagctgtttttattttttacattaaatgaaaatgagctCAAGTTCTTCTTCGTCTGTCGTCTGTCTCATCTTCGTCTTCGTGCAGAAGATGAAAGCTGTCGAGGTTAAAACGTTTTTTAAACTGAGATCTCAGGTTAATGATCTCTgctgttaaaggaacagttcaccacaAAATGATCCTCTTTAATAAAAGTTCACCGTGCGATcagaaggagctgcagctgctgatcaTTCTCATCATCTATTAATCTATTGATTCATTCCTCgattaatatttttgtttggtCCTTTAAATGTCAGAACATTTTGTCAGTGTCTCCAAAAGCCCACGaggacgtcctcaaatgtctcgtTTTGTCCAGAACTCAAAGACATTGAACTGATCGACCTGATCGATCAGTTATCAGAACAGTTTGTTCGCTGCAGTTCTACTGAACGTGAATCTAAAACCTGAATCTTaaatcatcaaaagaaaaacatcacgtttttacatgttaaatgaataaatacagatgTGACGGATACGTAGTTACATTTAAAAGACTTTTACCAAATTAATTCTTAGATTTCTTCGTTTaaaagttaaaggaacagttcacccaaacaaagaaatatcaacaggaggagaggatgatgaGTTTTACATTATCAGGTGAGTTAATCCCTTTAAATTTATAGTTCAAAGTCTGAAAAAGGAATCAAAATGACGGATCATTATTTGTTGTATTCTGAGTTAAACTAAGTAACTAATTTGTCTAAATCTGGTCAATTCTATTAAATATTTGTCTTTATAAATATTTGAGATCCTGTTTCACGTTTCAGCCAGAAGAAATGTCGATTTATCATCTGAAGTTCAAGAACATGAAAAATAACACGACTTGAGAACAGaaacgtttgtgtgtgtgaaagaaacCGACACGAGCAGAGAAGATAACTATTTTAATTTCTTGTGTACACTAAAAGAAAAATTTACACACTTATAGTCTCAAAAGAACCTGGGCATGCACGATAACCTTTTGACAGGCTCTTCAAGTGATTCAGTTTTTTTCCATAGGAATTTTCCCGTACATTTTACAGTCCATAGTTTAACTGTACACAGTCTAAAGCCACAGTGAACTATGATTACATCCATTTCATCTTTACAATGTGCAAAATCCTCCTGGGAGACGGGCTGACAGTAGTAtgagcaaaataaacaaaaaaagacaaaacaaaaaagaaattactTCGCAAAAACAAGAGCAGATAAGAGCCGCGACGACCGAACGAAAAGCACTTCTTCATATCAGGATCAGTGGACGCAGCCCAACACATGGAAGCAGAAATTGGTCCCTTAATTCCCTTCTGATGTGAGTCGACCTTCACTGTAGAGAAACTTTACAGTTTCAGTGGTTTTAACCAAAAGAAAATCCCGTTTTTACCCCAAAACGACAAAAACACAGCGAGCGAGCAGCTGGAACATCTGTCCGCTGTCTGCACGTGGAATAAAAATGGCAACAGACTCGCCGGCGTGTGGCTGGTGGAGGTTTCCCCCCAAacagaaagaataaaaacacaatcatcATCCTGCGTCGTGGAGACGGAGG from Sparus aurata chromosome 1, fSpaAur1.1, whole genome shotgun sequence encodes the following:
- the LOC115593061 gene encoding LOW QUALITY PROTEIN: SERTA domain-containing protein 2-like (The sequence of the model RefSeq protein was modified relative to this genomic sequence to represent the inferred CDS: inserted 1 base in 1 codon; deleted 1 base in 1 codon) codes for the protein MLGNGVKRKLDDGEDGLEEVVRPLAVGGMSQASFTLQRQTVLNMSLMKLYGPRMGADLGLQRRVLINNIIRRIHDDFRQEGGVGAFFFSAAPPVAAAATCEDESYRQPPPPPSSFSILPSSLSGLTALDSCLTPASLLEEDMPMFFTLPPSSSTQHHHLHHSLRPPSPSPKDSFSSALEEIEELCPSSSSSSSSSPPSPPSSSCSGSVRCCHEGGGAGLSGXLESRLEKPPPPAPPPLPPSPSSAGSFLTDFALDDVLFTDIDTSMYDLGPCPAPSGAPPSKMAPVMMADDLVRTMSGYGSAGPGAQNQPFKMDLAELDHIMEVLVGS